In uncultured Bacteroides sp., the following proteins share a genomic window:
- a CDS encoding TonB-dependent receptor, with translation MKKEMRFLFFCILLVFAGVTVQAQGRYIIKSKVLDEKKVPFPAVSVSEIGTSNGVVSDLDGNFILKVTSETSKVKISFIGYKTIELPANKIEATIILKEDEKMLSDVVVIGYGSLRKSDVTGAVSSVSSNDFNKGATTNPLQQIAGKSAGVSISQAGSEPGTSPSIRIRGITSLIGGSDPLVVVDGIQGNLDLMNQLPPNEIESVDILKDASATAIYGSRGAAGVILVTTKKSKAGTFNIEYSGTVSMDFNSKKLDVFNANEWREQCKNWNVPASADNGANTDWYDLLTRTGYTQNHSISMGGGTSNFNYRASLSAVLQNGIVIGSNNKNYIGRFQATQKAFNDRLTLTANLSSGTIKNIGSPQSIGRAAFTSNLISNAYVSRPTDPIYNAEGTYFSDVNVFQYINPYAVAKTVVNEQTTNNMFGSFRADFEITHGLTAGWFGSWRKIDVNSGYYLPSKSTVTSAIDNKGIANINNAHSDERLSDISLNYKKTFGNHNINAIAVYEWQRQTYNGNYTQMKGFVNDITTYNALQLGDFAKINSGDISSYKNDRTLVSFLGRVNYSYLNRYLLTASIRRDGSSVFGVDNKWGNFPSASVAWVLSEEPFMANVSFLNNLKLRAGYGVTGNQQGLNPQCSLNLVGTNGQTYFGGSQITNYSISQNSNPDLKWETRAQTNIGVDFALFNSRVSGSVDLYTAKTKNLLFNYTVPQPPYPYGSVVANVGSLSNKGLDMNLNLHIIKSKDINFSLNSNLSLLKNKVLNLNGSINGVPLNTDYVSWGTNSYLIKGKSIGTFYILKHEGKTSANEETVVDRDNSGSIDTGNTSKDRFLEGSALPKYTYAFSPVFNYKNFDASILFRGSGGNKIYNSIRSNFSYFENLGKSNLLKSAVSTGIYTSKYASDLWLEDGSFLRLDNVTLGYRFDTKNIKNISAFRLSVTATNLALFTKYKGIDPEMNFGGGNGFGADNGMYPRTRSISIGVNVIFK, from the coding sequence ATGAAAAAAGAAATGAGATTTTTGTTCTTTTGCATCTTGCTTGTCTTTGCCGGAGTTACAGTGCAGGCACAAGGAAGATACATTATTAAGAGTAAAGTTTTAGATGAGAAAAAAGTTCCTTTTCCTGCCGTAAGTGTCTCTGAGATTGGAACAAGCAATGGAGTAGTCTCTGATTTGGATGGAAATTTTATATTGAAGGTTACTTCTGAAACATCGAAAGTAAAGATTAGTTTTATCGGATACAAAACAATTGAACTGCCTGCAAATAAGATAGAAGCAACAATTATATTGAAAGAAGATGAGAAAATGCTTTCAGATGTAGTAGTGATTGGTTATGGTTCATTACGAAAATCAGATGTAACTGGTGCTGTATCAAGTGTTTCAAGTAACGATTTTAATAAGGGTGCTACAACAAACCCTTTACAACAAATTGCTGGTAAGTCTGCAGGTGTTTCAATCTCGCAAGCCGGAAGTGAACCGGGAACCAGTCCAAGTATTCGAATAAGAGGTATTACCTCTTTAATTGGCGGTAGTGATCCATTGGTTGTTGTTGATGGTATTCAAGGGAATCTTGATCTTATGAACCAACTTCCCCCAAATGAAATTGAGTCTGTTGATATTTTAAAGGATGCCTCCGCAACAGCTATTTACGGTTCTCGTGGTGCTGCCGGAGTAATTCTTGTAACAACAAAAAAGAGCAAGGCCGGCACATTTAATATTGAATATAGCGGAACGGTTTCCATGGATTTCAATTCAAAGAAACTAGATGTATTCAATGCTAATGAATGGCGTGAGCAATGTAAAAACTGGAATGTTCCTGCATCCGCCGATAATGGAGCCAACACAGATTGGTATGATCTTTTAACTCGCACAGGATATACTCAGAATCATAGTATTTCAATGGGTGGAGGCACAAGTAACTTTAATTATCGTGCTTCTCTTTCGGCTGTTCTACAGAATGGTATTGTTATTGGTTCAAATAATAAGAACTATATTGGGCGCTTTCAAGCAACTCAGAAAGCATTTAATGATAGATTAACATTGACGGCAAACCTTAGCAGTGGAACAATTAAAAACATAGGTAGCCCACAAAGTATAGGTCGCGCTGCATTTACTTCTAATTTAATAAGTAATGCTTATGTGAGTAGACCAACGGATCCTATTTATAATGCTGAAGGGACTTACTTTTCAGATGTTAACGTATTCCAATATATCAATCCATATGCAGTTGCGAAGACGGTTGTCAATGAACAAACAACAAATAATATGTTTGGTAGCTTCAGGGCCGACTTTGAAATAACCCACGGATTAACCGCTGGATGGTTTGGTAGTTGGCGTAAGATTGATGTCAATTCCGGATATTATTTGCCTTCAAAATCAACTGTTACATCAGCAATAGACAATAAAGGTATTGCAAATATTAATAATGCACATTCAGATGAAAGATTATCAGATATCAGCCTGAATTATAAGAAAACATTTGGTAACCATAATATCAATGCAATTGCTGTTTACGAATGGCAAAGACAGACATATAATGGAAATTATACTCAGATGAAGGGCTTTGTAAATGATATTACTACTTACAATGCTTTACAGTTAGGCGATTTTGCTAAGATTAACTCCGGAGATATCTCGTCTTACAAAAATGATCGTACGTTGGTTTCATTCCTTGGCAGAGTAAACTACTCTTACCTTAACCGTTATTTACTGACAGCAAGTATCAGACGAGATGGCTCTTCTGTCTTTGGAGTTGATAATAAATGGGGGAATTTTCCATCTGCATCTGTTGCATGGGTATTAAGTGAAGAACCATTTATGGCTAATGTTAGTTTCTTAAACAATTTGAAATTGCGTGCTGGTTATGGTGTTACAGGAAATCAGCAAGGATTGAATCCTCAATGCTCACTTAATCTGGTAGGGACCAACGGGCAGACTTATTTTGGAGGAAGTCAGATTACAAACTATTCCATCTCACAGAATTCAAATCCAGATCTAAAATGGGAGACTCGTGCACAAACAAATATAGGTGTTGATTTTGCTTTGTTCAATAGTCGTGTATCCGGTTCTGTTGATTTGTATACCGCAAAGACAAAGAACTTGTTATTTAATTACACTGTTCCTCAACCTCCATACCCTTATGGAAGTGTAGTGGCAAATGTTGGCAGTCTTTCTAATAAAGGTCTGGATATGAACCTTAATTTACATATCATAAAATCAAAGGATATCAATTTTTCATTGAATAGCAACTTGTCATTGTTAAAGAATAAAGTATTAAATCTAAATGGAAGTATTAACGGAGTACCGCTGAACACGGATTATGTTTCCTGGGGTACAAATAGTTATTTAATTAAAGGTAAATCAATAGGTACATTCTATATATTAAAACACGAAGGGAAGACTAGCGCAAATGAAGAAACTGTTGTAGATAGAGACAATAGTGGCTCAATTGATACTGGAAATACAAGCAAGGACCGCTTTCTTGAAGGATCTGCACTTCCAAAGTACACTTATGCATTCTCTCCTGTATTCAATTACAAGAACTTTGACGCATCAATTCTTTTCCGTGGATCAGGTGGAAATAAAATATATAATAGCATAAGGTCTAACTTTAGCTATTTTGAGAACCTAGGTAAATCCAATTTGTTAAAAAGTGCTGTTTCTACAGGTATTTATACATCAAAATATGCATCTGATTTATGGTTGGAAGATGGCTCTTTTTTACGTTTGGACAATGTCACCTTAGGTTATCGCTTTGATACAAAAAATATTAAAAATATTAGTGCTTTCCGCTTGTCTGTTACCGCAACAAACTTAGCACTCTTCACTAAATACAAAGGAATTGATCCAGAAATGAATTTTGGAGGAGGCAATGGATTTGGTGCGGATAATGGAATGTATCCTCGCACAAGGTCTATTTCAATAGGAGTAAATGTAATTTTTAAATAA
- a CDS encoding RagB/SusD family nutrient uptake outer membrane protein, giving the protein MKKILTIALFASMVIQGCTNVDEQVYDKYNSDDFYSSPAGANVALANVYSQIPGNWGGVGYAGADNGWYDLNSMSSDEQVVPHRNTGDWQLDFAQLYLRKFLPDHTIVTNTWNWLYASVFRANLAVDLLQKANADESKIAEAKVLRAFFYYLLMDDYGNVPFYTSNNITVDNMPQKSRKEVFDFVVSELKDNIDKLSITKGGSYYGRFNKWAGYALLAKVYLNAEVYTGTPMWNECIAACDKVSEGGFTLHSSAADVSQPLGSKYYELFGDVCPDDETILAIYTKVDVVGRNIFTVRSFGGNDGSLLLGFGAWNGSVIPADYIAKFDDNDIRKRQFRYGANPYGPQLPGFINYSLEVTNIDNPGANPNAGARSQKFWPAAPANSGGASNDFPIYRYADIMLMKAECLVRTSQATLAKPLVDAIRTRAGVDALSANPTLTDIYNERGFELTWEGHRRQDMIRFGTFTQAHGLVSAVDKHFNLFPIPTSALNANPKLVQNPNY; this is encoded by the coding sequence ATGAAAAAAATATTAACTATAGCCCTGTTTGCTTCTATGGTAATACAAGGATGTACAAATGTAGATGAACAAGTTTACGATAAATACAACTCGGATGATTTCTATTCATCACCCGCGGGAGCTAATGTTGCTTTGGCCAATGTTTACTCACAAATACCAGGGAACTGGGGTGGAGTAGGGTATGCCGGTGCCGATAATGGCTGGTATGATTTGAATAGTATGTCTTCCGATGAGCAAGTTGTGCCACACCGTAACACGGGAGACTGGCAGCTTGATTTTGCACAACTTTATTTACGTAAGTTTTTGCCAGATCATACGATAGTTACTAATACATGGAACTGGCTTTATGCTTCTGTGTTCAGAGCCAATCTGGCAGTGGATTTACTTCAAAAGGCAAATGCTGATGAATCAAAGATAGCGGAAGCAAAAGTTTTGAGAGCTTTCTTCTATTACTTACTAATGGACGATTATGGGAATGTACCATTTTATACAAGCAACAATATTACTGTTGACAATATGCCCCAAAAGAGCAGAAAAGAAGTCTTCGATTTTGTGGTAAGTGAGTTAAAAGATAATATTGATAAGTTATCTATTACAAAAGGGGGCTCTTATTATGGCCGTTTCAACAAATGGGCAGGTTATGCTTTACTGGCAAAAGTATATTTGAATGCTGAAGTTTATACAGGTACTCCAATGTGGAATGAATGTATTGCTGCTTGTGATAAGGTTTCAGAAGGTGGCTTCACTCTCCATTCCAGTGCAGCTGATGTTTCTCAGCCTCTGGGCTCTAAATATTATGAATTGTTTGGAGATGTTTGTCCAGACGATGAAACAATACTTGCAATTTATACAAAGGTTGATGTAGTAGGACGGAATATTTTTACGGTACGTAGCTTTGGAGGTAACGACGGAAGCCTTTTGTTAGGTTTTGGTGCATGGAATGGTTCTGTTATTCCTGCTGATTATATTGCTAAGTTTGATGATAATGATATCCGTAAACGTCAATTCAGATATGGTGCAAATCCTTACGGGCCTCAATTACCAGGCTTTATTAATTACTCACTAGAGGTTACTAATATTGATAATCCCGGTGCAAATCCTAACGCTGGAGCCCGAAGTCAGAAGTTCTGGCCTGCTGCTCCTGCAAATAGCGGTGGAGCATCTAATGATTTCCCTATTTATCGCTATGCTGATATAATGTTGATGAAAGCTGAATGCTTGGTTCGTACCAGTCAGGCAACACTAGCTAAACCTTTGGTAGATGCAATAAGAACTCGTGCTGGCGTAGATGCTTTGTCTGCTAACCCAACACTGACAGATATTTATAATGAAAGAGGTTTTGAATTAACCTGGGAAGGTCATCGCAGACAGGATATGATTCGCTTCGGAACGTTTACACAAGCACATGGCTTGGTTTCGGCTGTAGATAAACATTTCAATTTATTCCCAATCCCTACATCTGCACTGAATGCTAACCCTAAGTTGGTACAGAATCCAAATTACTAA
- a CDS encoding alpha-amylase family glycosyl hydrolase: protein MSLSHFYIGKPILSIKVLLLTILLGGCNNQTELKSAEVSNVLDKDPVQYNVPFSKVPDARDVVLYQVNIRSFSMTHNIQGIISRLDSIKSLGVNVIYLMPIYPVGTLKAVNSPYCVKDYKSVNPEFGSINDLRALIDGAHTRGMSVILDWVANHTSWDNPWIKNKSWYQQDSSGQIVSPKGYNDVAQLNFKNADMRAAMIKAMKYWIYTANCDGFRCDYADGPSFDFWKQAIDTLRNIQTHKLLMLAEGSRGDHFSAGFNYIFGFKFFDQLKNVYGKEKSALSLDSINALEYVNANDLNRVVRYTSNHDVNSSDGTPQDLFGGTSGSMAAFVAVAYMKGIPMIYNGQEVGYPKRIEFPFTSSVIDWTLNPDIKSEYKQIIALWNSNAALRRGVLKSYSNADICAFTKILGDETVLIMVNLRNKIIDYPLPLTFANTTRCDAFNNNPISLGSNITLQPYSYIVLK from the coding sequence ATGAGTCTATCACATTTCTATATAGGAAAGCCGATCTTAAGTATTAAAGTATTGCTGTTAACGATTTTACTTGGAGGTTGTAATAATCAAACTGAATTGAAATCGGCAGAAGTTTCTAATGTACTTGATAAAGATCCTGTTCAATATAATGTTCCTTTTTCTAAAGTCCCCGATGCAAGAGATGTGGTCTTGTATCAGGTAAACATTCGTTCTTTTAGTATGACTCATAACATACAAGGCATTATATCCCGACTCGATTCAATAAAGAGTTTGGGCGTGAATGTTATTTATTTAATGCCTATTTATCCTGTTGGCACACTAAAAGCAGTCAATTCACCTTATTGTGTGAAGGATTATAAATCTGTCAATCCAGAGTTTGGCTCTATAAATGATTTGCGGGCACTGATTGACGGGGCTCATACTCGGGGGATGTCTGTTATTCTGGATTGGGTGGCCAATCATACATCCTGGGATAACCCTTGGATAAAAAATAAATCGTGGTACCAGCAAGATTCTTCCGGGCAGATAGTTAGTCCCAAAGGATACAATGATGTGGCGCAGCTCAATTTTAAAAATGCAGATATGCGTGCAGCCATGATAAAAGCAATGAAATATTGGATTTATACAGCCAATTGTGATGGCTTTAGGTGCGATTATGCCGATGGTCCTTCTTTCGATTTCTGGAAACAGGCCATTGATACATTAAGAAACATCCAAACTCACAAACTTTTAATGCTTGCAGAGGGGAGCCGCGGTGATCACTTCTCTGCCGGATTCAATTATATTTTCGGGTTTAAGTTCTTTGACCAACTAAAGAATGTCTATGGTAAAGAAAAGTCAGCTTTATCCCTTGATAGTATAAATGCATTAGAATATGTGAACGCCAATGATTTAAACAGAGTTGTAAGATATACCTCAAACCATGATGTGAATAGTTCTGATGGCACTCCCCAAGATTTGTTTGGTGGTACGTCTGGTTCCATGGCGGCATTTGTTGCTGTTGCCTATATGAAAGGTATCCCCATGATATACAATGGTCAGGAAGTTGGTTATCCCAAAAGAATAGAATTTCCATTTACATCTTCTGTTATAGACTGGACTCTCAATCCTGATATTAAATCTGAGTATAAACAAATAATAGCCCTCTGGAACAGTAATGCTGCTCTCCGCCGTGGCGTTCTCAAATCTTATAGCAATGCTGACATTTGTGCATTTACCAAAATCTTGGGAGATGAAACTGTTTTGATTATGGTGAATCTGAGAAATAAAATTATAGATTATCCACTTCCACTAACCTTTGCAAATACTACCCGATGCGATGCATTTAATAATAATCCTATTTCCCTAGGCTCAAACATCACTTTACAACCTTATTCTTATATCGTCTTAAAGTAA
- a CDS encoding glycoside hydrolase family 97 protein, which produces MKRLLFVICMLMALSAKAASIKSPNGMLELRFDIKNGVPIYELNYKLCPVIKESHLGLELKNDTNLLNGFVLHDVKTSNFDETWKPVWGETKYIRNHYNELAITLNQPSTDRYILVRFRLFDDGLGFRYEFPQQKKLDYFVIKEERTQFAMTGDHTAFWLPGDYDTQEYSTVTSKLSEIRGLMKKSISQNATQTPIAPTSVQTSLMMKTNEGLYINIHEAALVDYSCLSLTLDDKNMVFESCLTPDAQGDKGYMQTPCQSPWRTVMVSDNACDILASNLILNLNDPCKIKDTSWIKPIKYMGVWWEMITNKSTWAYTDTNPVKIDQFDYTKAKPNGKHAANTVNVKRYIDFASENGFGALLVEGWNIGWEDWVGNLKDNVFDFVTPYPDFDLKEIHSYAASKGIKMIMHHETSSSVRNYERRMDKAYQFMVDNGYNAVKSGYVGNIVPRGEHHFGQWIVNHFLYAVTKAADYKIMVNAHEAVHPTGLCRTYPNLIGNESARGTEYEAFGGNNPDHTTILPFTRLKGGPMDYTPGIFETQIWKVNPDNKSYVRTTIARQLGLYLTMYSPLQMAADLPENYQKHMDAFQFIKDVAVDWDDSKYLEAEPGDYITVARKAKGTNNWFVGCTSDENGHLSNLKFDFLDPGKKYIATIYADAKNAHYQKNPQAYVITKGVVTKKTKLTIKAAPGGGYAISLIEACNSIDLKGIKSL; this is translated from the coding sequence ATGAAAAGACTGTTATTTGTAATTTGCATGCTAATGGCTCTCAGCGCAAAAGCAGCAAGTATAAAATCTCCTAATGGAATGTTAGAACTAAGATTTGACATTAAAAATGGTGTTCCGATTTATGAACTTAATTACAAGCTGTGTCCTGTGATAAAAGAGAGCCACCTGGGACTGGAACTGAAAAATGACACTAATTTACTAAACGGTTTTGTGCTCCATGATGTAAAGACTAGTAACTTTGATGAAACTTGGAAACCTGTTTGGGGAGAAACAAAATACATTCGTAATCACTATAATGAATTGGCTATTACATTAAATCAACCATCTACAGATCGTTATATTTTGGTGCGTTTTCGCTTGTTCGATGACGGGCTTGGTTTCCGTTATGAGTTTCCACAACAAAAGAAACTGGACTACTTTGTTATTAAGGAAGAACGCACACAATTTGCAATGACAGGAGATCATACAGCATTTTGGCTGCCGGGAGATTATGATACGCAAGAGTATAGCACGGTGACCTCTAAGCTTTCTGAGATAAGAGGACTAATGAAAAAATCAATTAGTCAGAATGCAACGCAAACTCCAATTGCTCCAACTAGCGTGCAAACATCTTTGATGATGAAGACTAATGAAGGTCTTTACATCAATATTCACGAAGCAGCTCTGGTTGATTATTCTTGCTTGAGCTTGACTTTAGATGATAAAAACATGGTATTCGAATCATGTTTAACTCCAGATGCTCAAGGCGATAAAGGGTATATGCAAACACCTTGTCAGTCTCCTTGGCGTACAGTAATGGTCAGTGATAACGCATGTGATATTCTTGCTTCTAATCTGATACTCAACCTCAATGATCCTTGTAAAATAAAGGATACTTCGTGGATTAAGCCCATTAAATATATGGGTGTATGGTGGGAAATGATAACCAACAAGAGTACTTGGGCATATACTGATACAAATCCTGTAAAAATAGACCAGTTTGATTATACTAAAGCTAAGCCCAATGGCAAACATGCGGCCAACACTGTTAATGTAAAAAGATATATAGACTTTGCTTCTGAGAATGGATTTGGCGCTCTTTTGGTTGAAGGATGGAACATTGGATGGGAAGATTGGGTAGGAAACCTGAAGGATAATGTTTTTGACTTTGTAACTCCTTATCCCGACTTTGATTTGAAAGAAATACACAGTTATGCGGCAAGTAAGGGAATTAAGATGATTATGCATCATGAAACGTCTAGCTCGGTGCGTAACTATGAACGCCGTATGGACAAAGCATATCAGTTTATGGTTGACAATGGATATAATGCCGTAAAAAGTGGATATGTAGGAAATATTGTTCCAAGGGGAGAGCATCACTTTGGTCAATGGATTGTGAATCATTTCTTATATGCTGTAACAAAGGCGGCCGATTATAAAATTATGGTAAATGCTCACGAAGCAGTTCATCCCACAGGATTGTGCCGCACTTACCCAAATCTTATTGGCAATGAATCGGCTCGCGGAACAGAGTACGAGGCCTTTGGTGGAAATAATCCAGATCATACCACCATACTACCTTTTACTCGTTTAAAAGGAGGACCAATGGATTATACTCCGGGCATTTTTGAAACACAAATATGGAAGGTTAATCCAGATAATAAATCGTACGTAAGAACCACCATTGCGCGCCAACTGGGTTTATATCTTACAATGTATAGTCCGTTACAAATGGCTGCTGATCTTCCCGAAAACTATCAAAAGCACATGGATGCTTTTCAGTTCATCAAAGACGTGGCAGTTGATTGGGATGATAGTAAATATCTTGAGGCCGAGCCCGGTGATTACATTACTGTAGCACGTAAGGCAAAAGGTACAAATAACTGGTTTGTGGGCTGTACAAGCGATGAAAACGGTCATCTTTCCAACCTTAAATTCGATTTTCTTGATCCGGGGAAAAAGTATATTGCCACAATCTATGCTGATGCAAAGAATGCACATTATCAAAAGAATCCACAGGCTTATGTAATAACAAAAGGAGTTGTAACAAAAAAGACAAAGTTAACAATTAAAGCGGCTCCTGGCGGAGGATATGCCATTAGTCTTATAGAAGCATGCAATTCTATAGATCTAAAAGGCATTAAAAGTTTGTGA
- a CDS encoding N-acetyltransferase family protein: protein MNQLKFVEIEEEDLSFVKEMYDYYTLNTTVVYSIDPVPMEDIRSFVPVKDSLYRSFMLITPEGEKCGFCYFNKFKPRAAFSVSVEITIYLKPGFEGRGYGTESLLRLEDYVREGGFTNIVALISGDNMVSRHLFEKCGYTCSGNLKNVARKFDQYLDLMFYQKEV from the coding sequence ATGAATCAATTGAAATTTGTAGAAATAGAAGAGGAAGATCTTTCTTTTGTGAAGGAAATGTATGATTACTATACCCTTAACACAACAGTAGTTTACTCAATAGATCCTGTTCCGATGGAAGATATCCGGAGCTTTGTTCCAGTTAAAGACTCCCTTTACCGATCATTTATGCTCATTACTCCGGAAGGGGAGAAGTGTGGCTTTTGTTATTTTAATAAGTTTAAACCTCGTGCGGCATTTAGTGTATCGGTAGAGATTACGATTTATCTGAAACCAGGATTTGAGGGCAGGGGATACGGAACCGAATCTTTGCTGAGGCTTGAAGATTATGTCCGTGAAGGAGGTTTTACAAATATTGTTGCGCTGATTTCGGGCGATAATATGGTTAGTCGTCATTTGTTTGAGAAGTGTGGCTATACTTGCAGTGGGAATTTAAAGAATGTGGCCCGTAAGTTTGACCAATACCTGGACCTGATGTTTTATCAGAAAGAAGTATAG
- a CDS encoding GNAT family N-acetyltransferase, whose protein sequence is MKIRVINNCDGIDFSEVVEILKKVGMRYHAPEVQEKAFRNSACTIFLFDEDTLVGFGRAISDGVIQAAVYDVAIDPSYHGKGLGTIIIEEIKEELSGYNLILYASPGKEDFYRKNGFSKMLTGMAFFQDAEAKREKGFIE, encoded by the coding sequence ATGAAAATAAGAGTAATAAATAACTGTGATGGCATTGATTTCTCAGAAGTAGTGGAGATCCTGAAGAAAGTAGGAATGAGGTATCATGCTCCTGAGGTTCAGGAAAAGGCTTTCAGGAACAGCGCTTGTACGATATTTCTTTTCGACGAAGATACATTGGTGGGATTTGGACGAGCAATCAGCGATGGAGTGATTCAGGCTGCGGTTTACGATGTAGCCATTGACCCATCTTATCATGGTAAAGGCCTGGGGACGATAATTATTGAGGAGATTAAGGAAGAACTTTCCGGTTATAATCTTATTCTGTATGCATCTCCGGGTAAAGAAGACTTTTACAGAAAAAATGGCTTCAGCAAAATGCTCACAGGAATGGCCTTTTTTCAGGATGCAGAGGCAAAGAGAGAAAAAGGATTTATTGAATAA
- a CDS encoding YceI family protein — MKKFFLSLIALSALSVAGFAQQSWTNDPSHSRLGFTIKHMTISEVSGRFTDFSVKVKSAKADLSDLKVELTAKVASINTDIEARDNHLKTADFFDAEKYPTLTFVSTSHKKITSKNFKLMGNLTMHGITKFVTLDVLFLGEITNPMNQKKVSGFKITGVVKRSNYNLGSKFGEAMISDNVKIVADVEFIKD; from the coding sequence ATGAAAAAGTTCTTTTTATCATTAATAGCGCTGTCAGCACTATCTGTAGCAGGCTTTGCTCAGCAATCGTGGACTAATGATCCTTCACATTCGCGCTTAGGTTTCACCATTAAGCACATGACAATATCAGAAGTAAGCGGCCGCTTTACTGATTTTAGCGTTAAGGTTAAATCAGCAAAAGCCGACTTAAGTGACCTGAAGGTAGAATTAACTGCAAAAGTAGCAAGCATCAATACAGATATTGAAGCCAGAGACAATCACCTGAAAACGGCCGATTTCTTTGATGCCGAGAAATATCCAACACTTACTTTCGTAAGTACATCACACAAAAAGATTACCAGTAAGAATTTCAAGTTAATGGGGAATCTTACAATGCATGGGATAACTAAATTCGTGACTCTGGATGTTCTTTTCCTTGGCGAAATTACCAATCCAATGAATCAGAAAAAGGTATCCGGATTTAAAATCACCGGAGTGGTTAAGCGCTCAAATTACAATCTGGGCTCTAAATTCGGAGAAGCAATGATTAGCGATAACGTGAAAATTGTTGCTGATGTAGAGTTTATCAAAGATTAG